tttttttattatttatgtattatttttatgttatcttgttgttgttttgaagTCGTTtgcttgttatttttatataattttataaagtactgtaaaaatataaggaaaaaaaaaacgtacaaatgtaaaaaatttacaaaaatcgATGTTATGTaagttatttcataaatataaaaatgaggaaattacacttagtatgggattttaaaagttcttatgataaatatggcacatttaagtttggccaatttatatggtatttttttatttttaggtttttgtatggtatttgatatgccatatatatgtaattaggtttctaaatcccatatttactgtttttatttgtttaggaagttttatttgtcattgatgccggaaaagtcaccggagtttgctgccggtgccggaaaagtcaccggagtagcggtcggtgccggaaaagtcgtcggagttgctgccggcgccggaaaattcgtcggaattggcattttcgccggaaaaatcactgaaaaatcaccaagaaaccggtttcttaaagtctaagaaaccggtttcttgaagtctaagaaaccggtttcttggtgatttttccgttgacaatgccaattttgacgacttttctgacgctagcagctactccggcgacttttccggcactgATAGtaaacttcagaaaagtcattagaattggcatagtcgccagaaaaattaccaagaaactggtttctggtttcttgatgaagaaaccggttttttggtaatttttccggtaatttttcTGACGACAATAGCCTGACGAATTTTCTAgcgttggtagcaactctgacgactaatacaccgacagctactccggtgactttttcagtaccAACAGTAAACTCTAGGAAATTCGTCAAAATTGTCATTGTCACCGGAAAAATTATCGGgctaatcaccaagaaactggttttttttcggtttcttggtaatttttttatattttttttctctatttggttgattgatgaaactggtttcaattattttcagtgtatatcatttttgttttgttttcataatctttattattgttgtgtaacaaaattagttccttgatgaagaaaccactttcttggtgaagaaaccagtttcttgacgaaaaaaccactttcttggtgatttttctaatgattttgctggcgacaatgccagttctgatgactttttttacgccggcaataactctggcgatttttccaacaccaggaactactccggcaactttttcggcaccgacatcaaactccagaatagtcgtcggacttggcattgtcactggtaaaattaccgaaaaatcacaagaaaccggtttctaacatcaagaaaccggtttcttggtgatttttccagcgacaatgctaattctgacgactttttcgcGCAGCGgcaactccggcgactttttcggcaccggcggctactccgacgacttttccggtgccgacagtaaactccggtgacttttccagcacgagtgacaacttcggcaatcactatagttttatttgttttattttttttaaaaaaataaatatgaagggaattttaatattttttatagtaatttaattaagtttttattttttatgaattttaaattcagatttctttttaatgttttgtatggttttttttagaaaaaaaccatatttttagtttgattggttagataatgccatatttagtggtatttactttttatgccatatttatcataaccttaataatttttcccatatttttgaaaatagccctataaaaattgacaaaaattttacattttcacggaactatttttttaaaatttctttcattttttctttACATTTGTATggattatttgtatttttttacaaaaataaagagTTGTcagttgtttttgaaaaatatcattttgatGTTGGTGCTAGTGAAAGCAACATGATTTATTTTACAATAAAACAGTGtttctttttcatcattttgatGCCACATTAAAAACGTGAAAGCAATAtactttttctaataaaaacaaataatacctGTACAAAACATTCCACAGAAATGTAAATTAGAAAAAtgtacataaaaatataaaattatccgtaaaaatatataaaaaaaaattgcttttaCTTTTAGGTgtataaatttctcaaaaaaataattatattatttttgtgtatttgtgaaaaaaattcatataattattGGGCCTGCCTGACGAACCCAAATTTGATGAGAGGCCCTTTCCTCTGGCTCCTTCCCCAGGTAAATGGCACAAACATAAACATAAGACACTTACAGTGACACAGACCAAAGACCAGACCGGCTTTGTTTGGTTGCTTTGCTCCTTCAATCCAACATTTTCAAAGAACCCCACcaaaaccctctctctctcaacagTCTCTACCATGGATTTTCAGGTGGTGGTCTTAGCAGGGGGCTCCTCAAAGAATCTCGTTCCTCTTGTCTCAAAGGTTTTTCCCTACTCTCTCTTTCCTTTTGATTCCCGAGAATAATTCATTCTCTGAGAAAAACAGAAACGGGAACGGAAAATGCTCACCCACTTTTTTATTCTATAATTCCATTGCGGCTTATTACCTTACGAATCAATCCTTTTCTTCGTGATGGCAGGAGGTTCCGAAAGCGCTGCTTCCGGTGGCGAACCGGCCGGTCCTCTCCTACGTTCTGGAGCTATTGGAACTCAATAATCTCAAGGATCTCATTGttgtacgattttttttttttttattatttttctcaaTACAATCTGTTTTCTCTTTTTAATCCCGAGTCTTGTATGTTCTTGTATGCTCCTGACTGAGAAAATGATCAAACAAGTCATGGCTTAGTTGAGGTGGAAATTTCGTATTGTTGTCTATAGCGAATACTCTAAAGTAAGAGTTGATTTTGCTTTGTGCAATCATGTAGGTGGTTGAAGGTGAAGATGCAGCTCTTAAAGTTGGGGGTTGGATATCTGGAGCTTATGTTGATCGTTTACATGTCGAGGTACTTGGTTAACAGGAATTTCTCCTCAATTTTGTTCATGTAGTTATATTAATTTCTACTTTTGACTGAAAAATTTGCTTAAGCTGTGataaattaagaattatagTTGATAGTTTATACTTACCCGCAATATTATTTCTGTACATATTGCTGTTATGTTATTAGTTTTAACTAATTAGTTTAGCTTAAGAtaactaataaatattttttatttttgatacttTCCTAGTTGACCGGCACACGATATTAGTTTGAAAACATCTTCAATTACTTGTCGTAGTTGATAAAATGTGAAGAGTGTCTAGTTTTTCCTTTATTGCTGTTGTTCATAGTTTATGGTGCTTAATTGCATGTTGAAATGATGGTTGCTGCCAAGTGAATAGTTtctaaaaatcatgaaaaaagATATATTAGTCTATTGCATTGTTCGATGGGAGGCCCAATGTAATTATTTAAGTGGAAGAAAGTGTGCTGACTAAGATCTGGAGTAGGGAGGTCATGGTAATTATAAAGCTAACACTATATTTGGTAGGAGGGAGAAGTGCATGGATGGGAATGAGAGGTGGGAGGGGATGACAAATCCTTTTGTTTAACAAGAGAGATTAAAGGAGAGAAAGGAGAGGTGAGAAGATAGCAAATCCACTCAAACCTCCAATTCAGAATTCCTCCATTAATGGAAAGATTGGAACTCTCCGTATTCAATTATCGTAAATTACAAAAAACCCTCaacaaatattattaaataattatggagatatattgtaattttataaattaataacattATCTAATTCTATTCTTCCATCACTCCGTCCTTCTTAccaaacaacataaaaagattATTACTCTCCTCCCCCTCCCTTATATTCTCCATCTTTCATTAACTCTCCATCCATCCTACGCTCCCTCCTTCCTACCAAACACCTAAGCATGAAAAAAGATGCTCTAAAGACTATTTTTATATCACCATTATCATGTTCTTGTCTCCTACCAACTTGTTTGTCCTTAGCTTTTAATTCTTCTTTGTTACTCAAGTATTCAAGCATGCTTAAATTCTCAATCACATAAAAAGTGAAAATCCCAGCAAGACAGCCCACGTAATAGTCCAACATCATTTTCAGCCACCCAAAAATATGAAACCACCAGATTATGAGTTTGCAATCTTGCATTATCAAGATAAAgaagctaattttttttttttttttgtgtaatgaAAGCTTGTGTCCTCTGTGCTTTCATTTTCTTTGAGACAGTTGCAGTGCCTAGGAAGAAAAGTAGTTATTTAATTCATAGTTGTATCTTTGCAAGTAATTATTTAGCCCTTTCCACTTAAACTTTTCTCACCTAGTCATCTTCATTGAACCAATATTTAGGCAAATCATTATTCTCATTGTAGACAAGAGTTACTGTAACTGTAATCTTCTTTATCTTAGAACAGGGGTGCCTATTTCATTTTCACCAGTTAGCTTTCGTAGTATATAGGGATCTAGAAACTCTTAGCCACTCAAACAATCTGAAATGTTTTGTTTGGGTCTTCAGACCTTAAAATCCATCACAAGATTACTTGCAGTGTTCATTTAATTTGATGTCACCAGCTgaagtatttttatatattttaaattctgctTAATTTTGTTTAATCTTCTTTGAGTACCAAACATGGGCTTGGTCTACAACATTCCAGTCCCATCCATATTTCTGCCAAACAAATGGCCTCAAATGATTTGTTCCTGTAATGAGAACTGATTTTTATTGTATCTCATGGTTGGTATCAAAGCTCCCATCTTGCTCTTTCCAGTAGAGTGGGGTTACTATGCATGACTTCTCTTCTTCCTCTGCTATCCGTGTTCATTGAAAGCTGGCTAATACAGTGTTATAAGAACATGGCTCTTGTATGATGATTTGCTATTTTCCACCAATCAACTTTACTAAACATATAGAggtatcattattatttttagtttaatggAAACACAGAGCTTAGAAATTTTTCAATATACTGCAGGTTGCTGCAGTCCCAGAGGATGTTGGAACAGCTGGTGCACTTCGGGCAATTTCACACCACCTGACAGCAAATGATATTTTGGTTTGATTCTGTTCCCTATAGTGTTTTGAGTTTTCAATAGTTGGCTTTGTTGTAGCTATTGGCTCTTTTTGCTGTTGCAGGTTGTGAGTGGTGATATTGTTTCTGATGTTCCTCCTGGTGCAGTGGCTGCTGCTCATAGACGCAATGATGCAGTTGTAACTGCAATGCTTTGCTCCACTCCTATTAGTGGACCTCTAGACTCTGCATCTTCTGGAGGAAAGGACAAAGCCAAGAAGCCTGGACGTGTTAATCTGATTGGGTTGGACCCAACTAAACAGTTTTTACTCTACATAGCAACAGGTTATATCTGATCATTATATTTCTTATCTTTTTCTTCTGTAATGATATTAAGTGATTTGTGTCTTAGCTTGTGCCTTTTAATTCTCATTAGGGGCAGAACTTGAGAAGGATATTCGAATCCAAAAGAGCATACTTCGTGCAGTGGGGCAGGTAATGGATTTTAGAACTcatctaattattttttatctatttttttgtttatttcctATTGACTTTTATATATAACTGTTTCCATCTGCTGGAGTTGATGATAATGTGAGATGGTTGGTAGTATTTAGAAACATTTGAGATGCTTTGTTTTTTTCTGCTCAACCTAAATTTGAGTTATTGATTGACTTCTAGTCTTTTAATAATGTTTCCGGAGTGCCAAACGAGACACTTGGCTAGCTAATTTATATGCATCCCTTTTTAAAGCGGCCATGTCTATTACTTTCATTTCTTATAACCCCTTCTAATTCTTAATTGAATGACTTTTTGAAATAAATGTATGCCTGCGTCTGTTGAAAGATTTATGCTGGCATAAGCTGATTTTGATGAGATATTGTAAAATTTGATGTTTCACACATATTTTGTCATTACTCTCTTCTTGTAGATGGAAATTCAGTCAGATCTGATGGATGCTCATTTATATGCATTTAAGAGGTTTTTTTCACTTtctgcttttttatttttaaatcttgTTTGAATACAAATTGATTGTCACATTCATTGATGAGTTCTTGATTTCCCTCCAGGTCTGTTCTACAGGAAGTTCTAGATCAAAAGGAGACCTTTCATAGTTTAAAGCGAGATGTATTACCTTATCTTGTTCGGAGCCAACTGGTTAGTTCATTTTGTTCGCTGCATGATAAGTTCCTTTTAGTTAGATGATTTCCTTTAAGATCACTGCtagtttcatttatttattttttttgttctttttgtgAGTATTAGAGATCAGAAGTATGGTTAAATGGTGTACCACAGCCAGAAGAAAATGGAAATGAGAAGGTTGGCTCACACAATAACCAACTGGTTCAGTCTCAGATCCTGGCTAATGCATCAAAACCAAGCTTTCACCAACTTTATGCTTTAGGTCCTAATGGCTCTTCCCCTGTCAGGACTCATAAGTGTTGTGTTCACATTGCTGACAGCAGTAAATACTGTGCAAGATTAAATTCCATACAAGCATTCAGTGACATTAATCGAGATGTGAGATTACTGTAAAATCCCTTTTGAACCtcctccccccccccccccccccctctctctctctctctctctctctctcttctgatGTAATCATTTAACTTGGCTCTGGCTCGGgtttctccctctctctctctctctctctctctctctctctaacacacacacacacaaatatatatttttcttgacTGCATTTTGGGTTCAAGCAGTTTCTAGTTTCAAATTTCTTTCTGTTTTTCTCTAACTATGTCAGGTCATAGGAGAAAAGATTCATTTGTCTGGGTATTCTTTATCTGCCCATCATAACATAATACATCCTTCAGCAGAGCTTGGGTCGAAAACAACTGTGAGTTCAACACCTATGCAAATATTTGCTTTCAAAATGAATACAAGTCAATGTTAGTATAATGTGTTTGGAAAGTTTAGGTCATTACAACAAAATTTCAAGTTAAGTTCATTATTATTGTACTCATGATCTGTTTGAATGATTTTAGGTGGGACCACAATGTATGTTAGGGGAAGGTTCACAAATGGGTGACAAGTGCAGTGTTAAAAGATCTGTTATTGGCCGTCACTGTCGGATAGGCTCTAATGTGAAGGTACAAGGGTTTCTTGATTATAGAGGTTTAAGGGATAAGCTTAATTTGTTTTCTATATTTCCTATCCTTC
The Cannabis sativa cultivar Pink pepper isolate KNU-18-1 unplaced genomic scaffold, ASM2916894v1 Contig1, whole genome shotgun sequence genome window above contains:
- the LOC133032926 gene encoding uncharacterized protein LOC133032926, which encodes MDFQVVVLAGGSSKNLVPLVSKEVPKALLPVANRPVLSYVLELLELNNLKDLIVVVEGEDAALKVGGWISGAYVDRLHVEVAAVPEDVGTAGALRAISHHLTANDILVVSGDIVSDVPPGAVAAAHRRNDAVVTAMLCSTPISGPLDSASSGGKDKAKKPGRVNLIGLDPTKQFLLYIATGAELEKDIRIQKSILRAVGQMEIQSDLMDAHLYAFKRSVLQEVLDQKETFHSLKRDVLPYLVRSQLRSEVWLNGVPQPEENGNEKVGSHNNQLVQSQILANASKPSFHQLYALGPNGSSPVRTHKCCVHIADSSKYCARLNSIQAFSDINRDVIGEKIHLSGYSLSAHHNIIHPSAELGSKTTVGPQCMLGEGSQMGDKCSVKRSVIGRHCRIGSNVKVVNSIVMNHVTIGDGCSIQGSVICSNVQLQERVILKDCQVGAGFVVSAGSEFKAEALAKKEK